From a single Fusarium fujikuroi IMI 58289 draft genome, chromosome FFUJ_chr03 genomic region:
- a CDS encoding related to triacylglycerol lipase V precursor translates to MLDNYTRESYIFDAGPLGHIEGLTITSHGAPAVHYFGGLPYALPPAGQWRFRVPRRLTKHYRYGTATEPGKFTGGTRVCPQPPSSNTPDPSVISEDCLQLNIWVPAGPPPKNGWPVCFYIHGGFLQVGTSNTEPEDLVSLLSESAFRAIMVMPSYRLNVFGFLASRELAAEASSNGEATGNYGLWDQRLALEWTHENISFFGGDTANITVAGYSAGAYSTFQQLAHELFRVPEEKGIIRRVAMFSNSTGVRPKGLQDQQLQCDELLTRLGINLALSDEEKLASLRAVPYQRLVEAQTGMRISEFRVLADDTFYPIDLVNKINDGDFAKKMKNRGTRLINGECESEHIMYRHWRTPQESYSAVYQRLLADFSPEVTEKIMNHYCGSSKNLPAGYENWEDFFGRIYANVQVHYLQRGFHNALFAGGLDPGKDIFRYRLEKRLDCVAEKVPLEWGVTHLTDIPVWLWGCGYEGGLSDQEKEWLKGWNEGFAAFVSGDEVNWGTASPKEMRRWRSDGETDVWKDILWEQGVEFWKLVNSGFERTEQKANHQEHGVHL, encoded by the coding sequence ATGTTGGACAACTACACCCGGGAGAGCTACATCTTCGATGCAGGGCCATTGGGACATATTGAGGGTTTAACCATCACCTCCCATGGCGCTCCAGCCGTGCACTACTTTGGCGGTCTCCCATACGCTCTGCCCCCGGCTGGACAGTGGCGCTTCCGAGTCCCCCGGCGGCTCACCAAGCATTATCGATACGGCACAGCAACCGAGCCAGGGAAGTTCACAGGTGGCACGAGGGTTTGCCCCCAGCCTCCCAGCAGCAACACGCCAGACCCTTCTGTCATCAGCGAAGATTGCCTCCAACTAAACATCTGGGTCCCTGCTGGTCCACCTCCCAAGAATGGATGGCCCGTATGTTTCTACATCCATGGGGGTTTCCTCCAAGTCGGTACGAGCAACACAGAGCCAGAAGACCTGGTGTCGCTTCTAAGCGAATCTGCATTCCGCGCAATAATGGTCATGCCATCCTATAGGCTCAATGTGTTTGGGTTCCTCGCGAGCAGGGAATTAGCTGCCGAAGCGAGCTCTAATGGAGAGGCTACCGGAAACTATGGTCTATGGGATCAAAGATTGGCTTTGGAATGGACGCATGAGAACATATCATTCTTTGGCGGTGATACCGCAAATATCACAGTAGCAGGTTACTCCGCTGGCGCTTACTCAACCTTTCAACAACTGGCTCATGAGCTATTCCGCGTTCCTGAGGAAAAGGGAATCATAAGACGAGTAGCAATGTTCTCCAACAGCACAGGTGTCAGGCCCAAAGGTTTGCAGGATCAACAACTACAATGTGACGAGTTGCTCACGAGGCTTGGCATCAATCTGGCGCtttcagatgaggagaaacTGGCCAGTTTACGAGCAGTTCCTTATCAGAGACTCGTCGAAGCCCAAACCGGTATGAGAATATCAGAATTCCGCGTCTTGGCAGATGACACTTTCTATCCTATTGACCTGGTAAATAAGATCAACGATGGGGACTTCGCCAAAAAAATGAAGAATCGCGGGACAAGATTGATAAATGGTGAGTGCGAGAGTGAGCACATCATGTATCGTCACTGGCGCACTCCTCAAGAGTCTTATTCCGCCGTGTACCAAAGACTTCTAGCAGATTTCTCCCCTGAAGTCACCGAAAAGATCATGAACCACTATTGCGGATCCTCGAAGAACTTACCAGCGGGGTACGAGAACTGGGAAGACTTCTTCGGGCGCATCTACGCCAATGTCCAAGTCCATTATCTTCAGCGCGGCTTTCACAATGCCTTGTTCGCAGGTGGTCTTGACCCCGGTAAAGACATTTTTCGATATCGattggagaagagacttgACTGTGTAGCAGAAAAGGTTCCACTTGAGTGGGGAGTTACGCATCTCACCGACATCCCTGTTTGGTTATGGGGGTGCGGATATGAGGGAGGTCTGAGCGATCAGGAGAAAGAGTGGTTGAAGGGTTGGAATGAAGGTTTTGCGGCATTTGTTAGTGGCGATGAAGTGAATTGGGGGACTGCGAGTCCTAAAGAaatgagaagatggagaagtgATGGTGAGACCGATGTTTGGAAGGACATTTTATGGGAACAAGGTGTTGAGTTTTGGAAGCTTGTCAATTCAGGGTTTGAGCGGACGGAGCAAAAGGCGAATCACCAAGAACACGGTGTTCATCTCTAA